One Scomber japonicus isolate fScoJap1 chromosome 1, fScoJap1.pri, whole genome shotgun sequence DNA window includes the following coding sequences:
- the LOC128368832 gene encoding putative nuclease HARBI1, with product MACPFLDEPVDVEAQILRRNLRRERIIRPRLDVLSFPDEYLFERFRFSSTSIIYLNNILSPHISHMTHRGHGLSSEQILCIALRFFANSSFLYNIGDAEHVSKATVCRAVRNVTLALKRLLNMFVVFPGHRPTRLLKEEFHRIAGFPGVIGCIDGTQIPILAPSMNEGDYVNRRSVHSINVQIICDAAHMISNVEAKQCCQLLTKWPGSVHDSRVFRESTLSARFARGEFDGYLLGDRGYPCQRYLMTPYPDPEPGPQQQYNLAHCRTRARVEMSIGMLKARFQCLRRLRVTPERACDIIVACVVLHNIATIRREQCPTLPPTDLDNPDPPPADARDGRAVRDMLCINHFN from the exons ATGGCGTGTCCCTTTCTAGATGAGCCAGTTGACGTCGAGGCGCAGATTCTCCGTCGAAATCTCCGTCGGGAGAGGATCATTAGACCCCGATTAGACGTGTTATCATTTCCTGATGAGTACCTTTTTGAGCGTTTCCGTTTCTCTTCAacatcaattatttatttaaacaacattCTCAGCCCTCACATCTCTCACATGACACACCGTGGACACGGTCTCAGTTCTGAACAAATTCTTTGCATTGCACTTCGTTTTTTTGCCAACAGCAGTTTTTTATACAACATCGGTGATGCAGAGCATGTCTCTAAGGCAACGGTCTGTCGGGCGGTCCGAAATGTGACACTGGCATTGAAACGGCTACTGAACATGTTCGTAGTTTTTCCAGGTCACAGACCTACCAGACTTCTCAAGGAAGAGTTCCACAGAATTGCAG gGTTTCCAGGTGTGATTGGCTGCATTGATGGAACTCAAATTCCGATCTTAGCTCCTTCAATGAATGAAGGAGATTATGTGAATCGGAGATCTGTCCACAGCATTAATGTACAG ATCATATGTGATGCAGCCCACATGATAAGTAATGTGGAAGCGaagcagtgttgccaactcctca CGAAGTGGCCTGGGTCTGTGCATGACTCACGAGTGTTTCGTGAGTCTACACTGAGTGCCAGATTTGCCCGTG GAGAGTTCGATGGTTACCTACTTGGAGACCGAGGGTACCCCTGCCAGCGCTACCTGATGACCCCTTACCCTGACCCTGAGCCTGGCCCACAGCAACAGTACAACTTGGCTCACTGCAGGACACGAGCCAGAGTAGAGATGAGCATTGGGATGCTCAAGGCCCGGTTCCAATGCCTTCGTAGGCTCAGGGTCACCCCAGAAAGGGCTTGTGACATTATAGTGGCATGCGTGGTACTCCACAACATTGCAACGATTAGGAGAGAACAATGTCCTACTCTCCCTCCTACTGATCTAGATAATCCAGACCCCCCCCCTGCTGATGCACGGGATGGAAGAGCAGTCCGAGACATGTTATGCATTAAT